From a single Arachis hypogaea cultivar Tifrunner chromosome 3, arahy.Tifrunner.gnm2.J5K5, whole genome shotgun sequence genomic region:
- the LOC112790522 gene encoding uncharacterized protein isoform X2 yields MAISSAKGSPKAPTLPLPSPKAPPGYPDLYGKRREISRLHMLEREISFLEEELKSSEGFQPASRCCKEIDDFVMAKADPLLPTKKEKSRSRRFWKWLCCTPCSTLCSCLCCCCCCEPRCCDGCSKHLSLPSCSCCQYLRQCSCKCLTPATNCCRGSKSRCCKGSCGCQNCCIPPSCNSCPCLSCCSCKCSCSCTCPTCPKVPQNCCCTNTKSCWNPCCCYSC; encoded by the exons ATGGCGATTTCGAGTGCAAAGGGATCCCCGAAGGCTCCAACGCTGCCGTTGCCGTCCCCGAAAGCGCCGCCTGGCTACCCGGATTTGTACGGGAAGCGTCGCGAGATCAGCAGACTTCATATGCTTGAAAGAGAGATAAGTTTTCTTGAG GAAGAATTGAAATCTTCTGAAGGCTTTCAACCGGCTTCAAGATGTTGCAAAGA gATTGATGATTTTGTCATGGCAAAAGCAGATCCCCTCTTGCCCAC GAAGAAGGAAAAAAGCCGGTCACGTCGCTTCTGGAAGTGGTTGTG TTGCACGCCCTGCTCTACCTTGTGCTCCTGCCTCTGCTGCTGTTGCTGCTGCGAACCCCGGTGTTGCGACGGGTGCTCTAAGCATCTGAGTTTACCAAGCTGTAGCTGTTGCCAATATTTGAGGCAATGCAGCTGCAAATGTCTCACACCAGCCACCAATTGTTGCCGCGGTTCGAAATCTCGCTGCTGCAAAGGTAGCTGTGGGTGCCAGAATTGCTGCATTCCACCAAGTTGCAATTCATGTCCTTGCCTTTCTTGCTGCAGTTGCAAGTGTTCTTGCTCTTGCACTTGCCCTACCTGCCCAAAGGTTCCACAGAATTGTTGTTGTACAAATACAAAGTCATGTTGGAATCCCTGCTGCTGTTATTCTTGctag
- the LOC112790522 gene encoding uncharacterized protein isoform X1 yields the protein MAISSAKGSPKAPTLPLPSPKAPPGYPDLYGKRREISRLHMLEREISFLEEELKSSEGFQPASRCCKEIDDFVMAKADPLLPTRKKEKSRSRRFWKWLCCTPCSTLCSCLCCCCCCEPRCCDGCSKHLSLPSCSCCQYLRQCSCKCLTPATNCCRGSKSRCCKGSCGCQNCCIPPSCNSCPCLSCCSCKCSCSCTCPTCPKVPQNCCCTNTKSCWNPCCCYSC from the exons ATGGCGATTTCGAGTGCAAAGGGATCCCCGAAGGCTCCAACGCTGCCGTTGCCGTCCCCGAAAGCGCCGCCTGGCTACCCGGATTTGTACGGGAAGCGTCGCGAGATCAGCAGACTTCATATGCTTGAAAGAGAGATAAGTTTTCTTGAG GAAGAATTGAAATCTTCTGAAGGCTTTCAACCGGCTTCAAGATGTTGCAAAGA gATTGATGATTTTGTCATGGCAAAAGCAGATCCCCTCTTGCCCAC CAGGAAGAAGGAAAAAAGCCGGTCACGTCGCTTCTGGAAGTGGTTGTG TTGCACGCCCTGCTCTACCTTGTGCTCCTGCCTCTGCTGCTGTTGCTGCTGCGAACCCCGGTGTTGCGACGGGTGCTCTAAGCATCTGAGTTTACCAAGCTGTAGCTGTTGCCAATATTTGAGGCAATGCAGCTGCAAATGTCTCACACCAGCCACCAATTGTTGCCGCGGTTCGAAATCTCGCTGCTGCAAAGGTAGCTGTGGGTGCCAGAATTGCTGCATTCCACCAAGTTGCAATTCATGTCCTTGCCTTTCTTGCTGCAGTTGCAAGTGTTCTTGCTCTTGCACTTGCCCTACCTGCCCAAAGGTTCCACAGAATTGTTGTTGTACAAATACAAAGTCATGTTGGAATCCCTGCTGCTGTTATTCTTGctag